The Neoarius graeffei isolate fNeoGra1 chromosome 7, fNeoGra1.pri, whole genome shotgun sequence genome includes a region encoding these proteins:
- the pla2g12a gene encoding group XIIA secretory phospholipase A2: MQRCGVPAPLLLLFLLLCGTFGSSGGLQELEPETPDWRETLKTIRNGIHKIDTYLNYALDLIGGSDGLCRFQCSDGYKLIPRPHYKHSPPNGCGSPLFGFHFDLGIPSMTKCCNQHDRCYDTCGREKHDCDDQFHMCLETICRNVQITLGLEQSVHACESAVTLLFDAVMHLGCKPYLDSQRAACICRYEEKTDL, from the exons atgCAGCGGTGCGGAGTCCCAGCGCCTCTCCTGCTCCTCTTTCTGCTGCTCTGTGGGACATTTGGGTCCAGTGGCGGGCTGCAGGAGCTCGAACCCGAGACCCCAGACTGGAGGGAGACTTTAAAAACCATCCGGAACGGAATTCACAAGATAGACACCTACCTGAACTACGCCCTGGATTTAATCGGAGGGTCTGATGGACTGTGTCGGTTTCAGTGCTCTGatg GATACAAACTCATTCCCAGACCTCACTACAAACACTCTCCTCCCAACGGCTGCGGCTCTCCGCTGTTTGGATTTCAT TTTGATCTCGGGATTCCGTCGATGACTAAATGCTGTAACCAGCACGACCGCTGCTACGACACGTGTGGACGAGAGAAACATGACTGTGATGATCAGTTCCACATGTGTTTGGAGACGATATGTAGGAATGTACAGATCACACTGGGACTGGAGCAGAGTGTACACG CGTGTGAGTCGGCAGTGACTCTGCTCTTCGATGCCGTCATGCACCTGGGCTGTAAACCCTACCTGGACAGTCAGAGAGCTGCGTGTATCTGCCGCTATGAGGAGAAGACTGACCTGTGA